In Crinalium epipsammum PCC 9333, the genomic window TTGATTAGCAACTGCGATCGCTTCTGACTCCTTTCCTAACTGTTGTAGCATCGCCATAAATTTTAAATATAAATATGTTTCAGTAGGATAGTGCTTTATTCCTTCTTTATAAGTATTGATTGCGGCTTTCGGTTGATAAGTTTTTTTATAGCACTCAGCTAATTTGATATAAAAAAGTATATTTTCTACTGGCTTGCCTAAAGCTTTTTCATAATGAGCGATCGCTTCTTCATATTTTCCTTGAGCATAAGCTTCGTTACCCCAATAAATAGCGTCTTTAACAGGGTTATATTTAATGTCCTGAGCTACTTTTAAATTGTGCAATATATCCTCATTATTGGCATGAAGTTTTAAGGCACTTTCATAAACATCAATAGCCTCATCTACCTGCTGTTGAGATATTAATAAATTACCTAGGTTTATATAACTACCAAAATGCTGAGGATCGGCTGTAATTCCTTGCTGGTATACCAATTTAGCTGGCTCAATCTCACCAAAGCTAAATAGCAAATTACCCAAATTATTATAAGCATCTACCAAGTTGGGATTAAGTGTAACTGCCGTTTTGTAAGCCTGAAGCGCTTGGGCAGTTAAGCAAAGTTTTTCAGACACTAAACCTAAGCTATAGTGATATTCAGCAATCGAATCATCCAAGTTAATAGACTTCAATAAGAGGTTTAGCGATTGGGCGTAGCGGTGCTGATCGTAATCAATCATCGCCAAATGATAGTAAGCATCCGCATGATTTGGTGACCAACTTAAAATCTGCTGATATATTTCTGCTGCTGCTACAACTTGTTGATTTGACTCTAGCTCTAATGCTTGTTTTTTCAACAATTCTATAGTATTGCCCTTAGTGTGCAACTCAAATTCATCAGCAAAAGCACTCAGTGCTGTAATCACAGGTTGATGACGAAAGACAAAACTTGACTCATCGTAGCTGTGATGTTGAGTAACATCCCAACTGAAAATATGTAAACCTTTACCCCAATTTCCACTAGCAGTTGCAGGTAAATTTAACAGCAATTGAGTTTGGGGCGTTGCTGCCAAAAAATCCCAGTGCGCTTGTTGTGCAGTACTAAAATTACTGCCTTCAATAATAATTATTGCTTGGTCAGCTAAAAACGGTTTTACTAGCAGCAGTGGTAATAATTGCGAACGATAATCTTGAGCGCCTACATAGACGAAGACACCGATTTTCATTTCTGGTTGAATTTCCCTTAATTCCCTAAAAAACTCTTCCCAGTCTTGAGGGGTAAAAATTACTTGCTCGTCTAAGTTAAATAAACTTAAGTTTTCACTAAATTGCTCAAATTTCTGTTCTAAATCAAAGCTGTTGTCTGCCGCATAAGCAATTTGATCTGGGTGATTAATCAGTGCGCCGATCAAATGTGCTGCTGTTATCCCACCAATTTGACAATAAACTTCATCGTCTGTGATGCAGTCAATAGCGCAGTGGAGTAACTGCATGATGCTAGTTGAGGTAGTGTCTTGTAATTGTGCTAATAGTTGGGTAAATTCCGGTGACTTGGGACGCGCTGATGCTTGTCCCCAATTTTCGTAC contains:
- a CDS encoding tetratricopeptide repeat protein, with protein sequence MDYPKFLQQLPELYENWGQASARPKSPEFTQLLAQLQDTTSTSIMQLLHCAIDCITDDEVYCQIGGITAAHLIGALINHPDQIAYAADNSFDLEQKFEQFSENLSLFNLDEQVIFTPQDWEEFFRELREIQPEMKIGVFVYVGAQDYRSQLLPLLLVKPFLADQAIIIIEGSNFSTAQQAHWDFLAATPQTQLLLNLPATASGNWGKGLHIFSWDVTQHHSYDESSFVFRHQPVITALSAFADEFELHTKGNTIELLKKQALELESNQQVVAAAEIYQQILSWSPNHADAYYHLAMIDYDQHRYAQSLNLLLKSINLDDSIAEYHYSLGLVSEKLCLTAQALQAYKTAVTLNPNLVDAYNNLGNLLFSFGEIEPAKLVYQQGITADPQHFGSYINLGNLLISQQQVDEAIDVYESALKLHANNEDILHNLKVAQDIKYNPVKDAIYWGNEAYAQGKYEEAIAHYEKALGKPVENILFYIKLAECYKKTYQPKAAINTYKEGIKHYPTETYLYLKFMAMLQQLGKESEAIAVANQAVQLLPHDFAIKIEQCRVLPIIYENAAEIEVARSRFIKHLLELISQISLDNPETKANILKGLSHNTNFYLHYQGKNDLELQTKYGQFVHQAMAATYPEWVKPLPMPPLETDGKIRVGYISNNMNSHVVACMTIGWLKKHNRHKFKIYSYALNESKDFKTQEFIIYSDIFHHIPGDIEAVCQQILNDQLHLLVFLDISMHPIMTLIGALRLAPVQCTTWGHPISSGLPTMDYFLSCELMEPEKGEEHYSEKLIKLPNIGLYYEQPSIPETTLERSYFKLDDDKILYLSCQSLYKYLPQYDYVFAAIAQRVPSAHFAFIGSHISEAITEKFKQRLQKVFASYGLNSEDYCVILPRLDGVEYTNLNLVSDIYLDTFSWSGGNTTMTAVASNLPVVTCPGEFMRGRHSYGILQMLGVTETIASSEAEYIEIAVKLGLNKEWRESIVAQFKQNQHRIFEDKTCVVALEEFYRNVVQKNQLSQ